From Homalodisca vitripennis isolate AUS2020 chromosome 1, UT_GWSS_2.1, whole genome shotgun sequence, the proteins below share one genomic window:
- the LOC124352954 gene encoding DNA polymerase iota-like isoform X1 — MDEFRSCDDLQHDSKYKHKRTIIHIDLDCFYAQVEMLKNPELTDKPVGIKQQHYVITSNYVAREYGIKKCMLITEALALCPKLIIINGEDLHDYRLMSSKVTDIVRQFSTKVEKLGLDENFVDISDLVSSKLASKDNHSYSVVGHIYKNEIENICACGCRERLVIGSNIASEIRARIREELGMTCCAGVGHNKLLAKLVGSTHKPDQQTIVFPCSATLLVSNLSHARKIPGIGRKTSDVLDALGIVSIHDVQNCSLKVLEKHFDKSVARWIKGACFGVDDTDVKESGKQQVIGLEEASKMIGSMEEVRNRLKSLIDRGMVLLEEDGRFPTTIRVAVRKYSSHEEYCRQRESKQCPINPSIFRSNIAKDHILEAALGLFKKLVDHTKPFHLTLIGLAFTKFQEELPVKSSMLQFLRKKSLDESSSKDLTITDTSVGSTIENIVTGDNDQNSDFNRSNDSKQEHISFGEIDESVLNELPEDIRSEIMQTFQHENKPGTSSSNDTSVKCPPGIKLEVFNELPHEIQLELVRDSYKNTSNTVKTNGLTSKRQNSILNYLKKK; from the coding sequence ATGGATGAATTTAGAAGTTGTGACGATCTTCAACATGACAGCAAGTATAAACACAAGAGAACAATAATTCATATTGATTTAGACTGTTTTTATGCTCAGGTGGAAATGTTGAAAAATCCAGAGCTTACCGACAAACCAGTTGGGATAAAACAGCAACATTATGTAATCACAAGTAATTATGTAGCCAGAGAGtatggaattaaaaaatgtatgttgatTACAGAGGCACTTGCTCTATGTCCTAAGCTCATCATTATTAATGGAGAGGATTTACATGACTATAGATTGATGTCATCAAAAGTGACTGATATTGTACGACAGTTCAGTACCAAAGTCGAAAAGTTGGGTTTGGATGAGAACTTTGTGGACATTTCAGATTTGGTTTCATCAAAATTGGCGTCTAAAGACAATCATAGTTATAGTGTGGTAGGAcacatatacaaaaatgaaatagaaaatatctGTGCATGTGGTTGTAGAGAGAGGCTTGTTATTGGATCAAATATTGCTAGTGAAATAAGAGCGAGAATAAGAGAAGAATTGGGTATGACATGTTGTGCTGGTGTAGGGCATAACAAATTGTTGGCAAAATTGGTTGGATCTACCCACAAGCCCGACCAACAAACTATTGTGTTTCCATGCTCAGCTACACTACTCGTTTCAAATTTGAGCCATGCACGAAAGATACCAGGAATTGGAAGGAAAACAAGTGATGTGTTAGATGCATTGGGTATCGTATCAATACATGACGTCCAGAACTGTTCTCTCAAAGTATTAGAGAAACACTTTGATAAAAGTGTGGCACGCTGGATAAAAGGAGCGTGTTTCGGTGTCGATGACACAGATGTCAAGGAGAGTGGTAAACAACAAGTTATTGGCTTGGAAGAAGCTTCAAAAATGATTGGTTCAATGGAGGAGGTCCGTAATagattaaaatctttaatagatCGGGGCATGGTTTTATTAGAAGAAGATGGACGCTTTCCCACTACAATACGTGTTGCTGTGCGTAAATATTCTTCCCATGAAGAATATTGTAGACAGAGAGAAAGTAAACAATGTCCAATAAATCCATCTATATTTAGATCAAATATCGCTAAGGATCATATACTTGAAGCTGCTCTTGGATTGTTTAAAAAGCTTGTTGATCATACGAAACCTTTTCATTTAACACTTATAGGATTGGCATTCACAAAGTTTCAAGAAGAGTTACCAGTAAAAAGTTCAATgctccaatttttaagaaaaaagtcTCTTGACGAATCAAGCAGTAAGGATTTAACCATAACTGATACCAGTGTTGGAAGtactattgaaaatattgttactgGCGATAATGATCAAAATAGTGATTTTAACAGGTCTAATGATTCCAAACAAGAGCATATATCATTTGGAGAAATAGATGAAtctgttttaaatgaattacCAGAAGACATAAGATCTGAAATCATGCAAACATTCCAACATGAAAATAAACCTGGCACATCATCTTCAAACGACACATCCGTAAAATGCCCACCAGGTATTAAATTGGAGGTTTTTAATGAGCTACCACATGAAATCCAATTGGAATTAGTTAGAGATTCCTACAAAAATACCTCcaatacagtaaaaacaaatgGCTTAACTTCAAAAAGacagaattcaattttaaattatttaaagaaaaagtaa
- the LOC124352954 gene encoding protein UXT-like isoform X2 → MCFNENGSQEFSLSLLRKKHLKMEISIPQKVLKYEAFINDVLKEQLKKTAEDLDRTYGEIAEFIQLENLIQTIEENGLGKDGLKTQVDIGCNFYMQACVPDTSKILIDIGLGYFVEYTLNEALIVIKRRINLLNRKVDILRDQSANTKAHIKLVLHGIQELQNIK, encoded by the exons ATGTGTTTTAATGAAAATG GGTCTCAAGAATTTTCATTATCTTTGCTGAGAAAGAAGCATTTGAAGATGGAAATATCAATCCCACAAAAGGTTTTAAAGTATGAAGCTTTTATAAATGATGTGTTGAAGGAGCAACTGAAGAAAACTGCTGAAGACCTTGACCGGACTTATGGTGAAATTGCAGAGTTTATTCAGTTGGAAAATTTAATCCAGACTATTGAAGAGAATGGTCTCGGTAAAGATGGCCTTAAAACACAAGTGGATATTGGATGTAATTTTTATATGCAAGCATGTGTACCTGATACTTCTAAGATTTTGATTGATATTGGACTGGGTTATTTTGTAGAGTATACGCTTAATGAAGCGCTTATTGTTATTAAAAGGCGGATAAACCTGTTAAACAGAAAAGTAGACATTTTAAGGGATCAAAGTGCTAACACAAAAGCccatataaaattagtattacacGGTATTCAAGAGTTAcagaatataaaatga
- the LOC124352954 gene encoding protein UXT-like isoform X3, giving the protein MEISIPQKVLKYEAFINDVLKEQLKKTAEDLDRTYGEIAEFIQLENLIQTIEENGLGKDGLKTQVDIGCNFYMQACVPDTSKILIDIGLGYFVEYTLNEALIVIKRRINLLNRKVDILRDQSANTKAHIKLVLHGIQELQNIK; this is encoded by the coding sequence ATGGAAATATCAATCCCACAAAAGGTTTTAAAGTATGAAGCTTTTATAAATGATGTGTTGAAGGAGCAACTGAAGAAAACTGCTGAAGACCTTGACCGGACTTATGGTGAAATTGCAGAGTTTATTCAGTTGGAAAATTTAATCCAGACTATTGAAGAGAATGGTCTCGGTAAAGATGGCCTTAAAACACAAGTGGATATTGGATGTAATTTTTATATGCAAGCATGTGTACCTGATACTTCTAAGATTTTGATTGATATTGGACTGGGTTATTTTGTAGAGTATACGCTTAATGAAGCGCTTATTGTTATTAAAAGGCGGATAAACCTGTTAAACAGAAAAGTAGACATTTTAAGGGATCAAAGTGCTAACACAAAAGCccatataaaattagtattacacGGTATTCAAGAGTTAcagaatataaaatga